One Anaerobaca lacustris DNA window includes the following coding sequences:
- a CDS encoding NAD(P)/FAD-dependent oxidoreductase — protein MGYRTISLKLPTDYDEEMLRERIGRTLKLTDFSYTIEHKSLDACRKSDIHWLVRIGVASEQIDGGVPETPAPLCIPHVGPGRKALVVGSGPAGFFAAMVLQNAGVQTTLIERGSAVDTRAEGIRTFEKTGLFNPSCNYAFGEGGAGTFSDGKLTSRSKHIGRERQFVLASYIDAGAPEEIAYMAHPHLGSNNLRRIVKRLREEFLALGGRMQFDTMLKDLTIEQGRVVEAVTSSGHIEADCYVVAPGHSAHETYRMLIGRGVPFRTKNFAVGCRVEHPQELINLAQWGRASLPGVKAAEYRLTFNSQGHLPVYTFCMCPGGAVIPATAYANTNVVNGMSCYRRAGRFANAACVAAVNIESLLGRPIAPVEALDWLGSLEASFYEYANGFAAPACRITEFVSRKAPSGVPEASYPLGLKPASLWEMLPVQIGNAIREGLGDFARKIKGFETGTILGLESKTSSPIQAVRDATGLCSGFENLYLIGEGSGYAGGIISSAADGIKAAMHIAESMAAGR, from the coding sequence ATGGGATACCGAACGATTTCACTGAAGCTTCCCACCGACTACGACGAGGAGATGCTTCGCGAGCGGATCGGGCGGACTCTGAAACTGACGGACTTCTCCTATACGATCGAGCACAAGAGCCTCGACGCCTGCCGCAAGAGCGACATCCACTGGCTCGTCCGGATCGGGGTCGCTTCGGAGCAGATCGACGGCGGCGTCCCAGAGACGCCTGCGCCGCTGTGCATTCCGCACGTGGGGCCGGGGCGGAAGGCCCTGGTCGTCGGCAGCGGTCCGGCGGGCTTCTTCGCGGCGATGGTCCTTCAGAACGCCGGCGTCCAGACGACGCTCATCGAACGCGGCTCGGCCGTGGATACGCGGGCCGAAGGCATTCGCACCTTCGAGAAGACCGGACTCTTCAACCCTTCCTGCAACTACGCCTTCGGCGAAGGCGGGGCAGGCACCTTCTCCGACGGCAAGCTCACCTCGCGCAGCAAGCATATCGGGCGGGAGCGGCAGTTCGTTCTGGCCAGTTACATCGACGCCGGCGCGCCCGAAGAGATTGCCTACATGGCCCATCCGCACCTGGGCAGCAACAATCTGCGGCGGATCGTCAAGCGGCTGCGAGAGGAGTTCCTCGCCCTGGGCGGGCGGATGCAGTTCGATACGATGTTGAAAGACCTGACGATCGAGCAGGGCCGCGTCGTGGAGGCAGTGACATCGTCGGGTCATATCGAGGCGGACTGCTACGTAGTCGCGCCGGGCCACTCGGCCCACGAGACGTATCGCATGTTGATCGGCCGAGGGGTGCCGTTTCGCACGAAGAATTTTGCCGTCGGATGTCGGGTCGAGCATCCGCAGGAACTGATCAACCTCGCCCAGTGGGGCCGGGCGAGCCTGCCCGGCGTCAAGGCCGCCGAATACCGCCTGACCTTCAACAGCCAGGGGCATCTGCCCGTCTACACGTTCTGCATGTGTCCCGGCGGGGCGGTGATCCCGGCGACCGCCTATGCGAACACGAACGTCGTCAACGGCATGAGCTGCTATCGGCGGGCGGGGCGGTTCGCCAACGCCGCATGCGTCGCCGCCGTGAATATCGAATCGCTGCTGGGCAGGCCCATCGCGCCGGTCGAGGCGCTCGACTGGCTCGGGTCGCTGGAGGCGAGCTTCTATGAGTACGCCAACGGCTTTGCCGCCCCGGCCTGTCGCATCACCGAGTTCGTGAGTCGAAAGGCGCCGTCGGGTGTTCCCGAAGCGAGCTATCCGCTCGGATTGAAGCCGGCCTCGCTGTGGGAGATGCTGCCGGTGCAGATCGGCAACGCGATTCGCGAGGGACTGGGGGATTTCGCCCGCAAGATCAAAGGCTTCGAGACGGGCACGATCCTCGGACTGGAAAGCAAGACCTCCTCGCCCATCCAGGCGGTCCGCGACGCGACGGGGCTCTGCAGCGGCTTCGAGAACCTCTATCTCATCGGCGAAGGCAGCGGCTACGCCGGCGGCATCATCTCCAGCGCCGCCGACGGCATCAAGGCTGCGATGCACATCGCCGAGTCCATGGCCGCAGGTCGCTGA
- a CDS encoding TIGR00730 family Rossman fold protein translates to MKRVCVYCGSGVGGRPEYADAARMLGKALADRGLHLIFGGGRIGMMGVLARTVLEHGGRVTGVIPKALHEMDLALAEAADMRIVADMHERKALMAELANAFVALPGGFGTIEELFEVLTWAQLGFHAKPVGLLNVARYFDDVIRFVDHATVQGFIDPAHHDLLLVAQTPDELLARLADYKAPRVDKAQWALRSGLE, encoded by the coding sequence ATGAAACGAGTTTGCGTCTATTGTGGCAGCGGGGTCGGGGGGCGGCCTGAGTATGCCGACGCCGCACGTATGCTGGGCAAGGCCCTTGCCGATCGGGGGTTGCACCTGATCTTCGGCGGCGGGCGGATTGGCATGATGGGCGTTCTGGCACGGACCGTGCTGGAGCACGGCGGCCGCGTCACGGGCGTGATCCCCAAGGCACTGCACGAGATGGACCTGGCGCTAGCCGAGGCAGCGGACATGCGGATCGTCGCCGACATGCACGAGCGCAAGGCGCTGATGGCCGAGTTGGCCAACGCGTTCGTTGCACTGCCGGGCGGGTTCGGCACGATCGAGGAGTTGTTCGAGGTCCTGACGTGGGCCCAACTGGGGTTCCATGCCAAGCCGGTCGGCCTGTTGAACGTCGCGCGGTACTTCGACGACGTGATCCGGTTCGTCGATCACGCCACCGTCCAGGGGTTCATCGACCCGGCCCATCACGACCTGCTGCTGGTGGCGCAGACGCCGGACGAATTGCTGGCCCGGCTGGCAGACTATAAGGCCCCACGAGTGGACAAGGCGCAGTGGGCCCTTCGCAGCGGCCTGGAGTGA
- a CDS encoding DUF3795 domain-containing protein, whose translation MEPIVAKCGYRCDLCLFFEANFAGGPGPDRISEAFARYYDCQLAPEAIRPCKGCHEGAEAPDKDCRVYPCVREKGLQNCGQCPAFGCETLKTRMDVVEECLAKHPNVSEEDYRLFFGPYLSRAPLTEIHRSARD comes from the coding sequence ATGGAACCGATTGTGGCCAAGTGCGGCTATCGTTGCGACCTGTGTCTGTTCTTCGAGGCCAACTTTGCCGGTGGGCCGGGCCCCGACAGAATCAGCGAGGCGTTCGCCAGGTACTACGACTGTCAGCTCGCACCCGAGGCGATCCGACCGTGCAAGGGATGCCACGAAGGCGCCGAGGCGCCCGACAAGGACTGCCGGGTGTACCCCTGCGTTCGCGAGAAGGGCCTGCAAAACTGCGGGCAGTGCCCCGCGTTCGGCTGCGAGACGCTCAAGACGCGGATGGATGTGGTGGAGGAATGCCTCGCAAAGCATCCGAACGTCAGCGAGGAAGACTACCGGCTCTTCTTCGGCCCCTATCTGAGCCGGGCGCCCCTGACCGAGATTCACCGATCCGCACGCGACTGA
- a CDS encoding Gfo/Idh/MocA family protein, translating into MANSGQVNVAIVGLGFGAEFIPIYQAHPKAHVEAICRRNKAKLNEIGDAFGIAKRYTSYARLLADPAIDFVHINSPIPDHAPMSIAALKAGKHVMCTVPMATSIEECKQIVSLVKKTGLKYMMAETVVYSREFLFIKEMYEKGELGKVQYMQASHPQDMEGWPEYWERMIPMHYATHVVSPVLGLVGGRAEYVSCFGSGTINRRLARKSGNPFAVESCHIKIKDSDVAAHIWRFLFDTARQYRESFDVYGSKKSFEWTLVEGEEHILHTAKKPESEIPSRVTVPDYAHLLPEEIRKFTRSIQDAGHLSFIQGGGHGGSHPHLVNEFVSALLEDRAPRPNAVTSANWTCVGLCAHQSAQNGGKIVRLPAFTLTD; encoded by the coding sequence ATGGCGAACAGCGGACAGGTCAACGTGGCGATCGTAGGGCTCGGGTTCGGAGCGGAGTTCATTCCCATCTACCAGGCGCATCCGAAGGCCCATGTCGAGGCGATCTGCCGGCGCAACAAGGCGAAACTCAACGAGATCGGCGACGCGTTCGGGATCGCCAAACGCTACACGAGCTACGCCAGGCTGCTGGCCGATCCGGCGATCGACTTCGTCCACATCAACTCGCCGATCCCCGACCACGCCCCGATGTCGATCGCCGCGCTGAAGGCGGGCAAGCACGTGATGTGCACCGTGCCGATGGCGACGAGCATCGAAGAGTGCAAACAGATCGTCTCGCTCGTCAAGAAAACGGGCCTGAAGTACATGATGGCCGAGACCGTGGTCTACAGCCGGGAGTTCCTGTTCATCAAGGAGATGTACGAGAAGGGCGAGCTGGGCAAAGTCCAGTACATGCAGGCGTCGCACCCGCAGGACATGGAGGGCTGGCCCGAATACTGGGAGCGGATGATCCCGATGCACTACGCCACGCACGTGGTCTCGCCCGTGCTGGGGCTGGTCGGCGGCCGGGCGGAGTACGTCTCCTGCTTTGGATCGGGCACGATCAATCGGCGGCTGGCCCGCAAGAGCGGCAACCCGTTCGCCGTCGAGTCGTGTCACATCAAGATCAAGGACTCCGACGTCGCCGCACACATCTGGCGGTTCCTCTTCGACACCGCCCGGCAGTATCGCGAGAGTTTTGACGTCTACGGCTCGAAGAAGAGCTTCGAGTGGACACTCGTCGAGGGCGAAGAGCACATCCTCCACACCGCCAAGAAGCCCGAGTCCGAGATTCCCTCGCGCGTGACGGTGCCGGACTACGCGCATCTGCTGCCGGAGGAGATCCGCAAGTTCACCCGTTCGATCCAGGACGCCGGACATCTGTCGTTCATCCAGGGCGGCGGTCACGGCGGATCGCACCCGCACCTCGTCAACGAGTTCGTCTCGGCCCTGCTCGAAGACCGCGCCCCGCGACCCAACGCCGTCACCAGCGCCAACTGGACCTGCGTCGGACTCTGCGCCCACCAGTCGGCCCAGAACGGCGGCAAGATCGTCCGCCTGCCGGCCTTCACACTGACCGACTGA